From one Streptomyces sp. N50 genomic stretch:
- a CDS encoding response regulator transcription factor, translated as MEQTHTSHNGTATATPGAQRRVLVVEDDPTIVDAIAARLRAEGFLVQTAGDGPSAVDTAEAWQPDLLILDIMLPGFDGLEVCRRVQAARPVPVLMLTARDDETDMLVGLGVGADDYMTKPFSMRELAARVHVLLRRVERAVVAASTPRSGILRLGELEIDHAQRRVRVRSEDVHLTPTEFDLLVCLANTPRAVLSREQLLAEVWDWADASGTRTVDSHIKALRRKIGAERIRTVHGVGYALETPTP; from the coding sequence ATGGAGCAGACACACACCTCCCACAACGGTACGGCCACGGCCACGCCGGGCGCGCAGCGCCGGGTGCTCGTGGTCGAGGACGACCCGACGATCGTCGACGCCATCGCGGCCCGTCTGCGCGCCGAGGGATTTCTCGTGCAGACCGCGGGCGACGGGCCGTCGGCCGTCGACACCGCCGAGGCCTGGCAGCCCGATCTGCTGATCCTCGACATCATGCTGCCCGGCTTCGACGGGCTGGAGGTCTGCCGCCGTGTGCAGGCCGCCCGCCCGGTGCCGGTGCTGATGCTCACCGCGCGCGACGACGAGACCGACATGCTGGTCGGGCTCGGGGTCGGCGCCGACGACTACATGACCAAGCCGTTCTCGATGCGGGAGCTGGCGGCGCGTGTGCACGTCCTGCTGCGCCGGGTGGAACGTGCCGTGGTGGCCGCGTCCACCCCGCGCTCGGGCATCCTGCGCCTCGGCGAGCTGGAGATCGACCACGCGCAGCGCCGGGTACGGGTGCGCAGCGAGGACGTTCATCTGACGCCCACCGAGTTCGACCTGCTGGTGTGCCTGGCGAACACCCCGCGTGCCGTGCTCTCGCGCGAGCAGCTGCTCGCCGAGGTGTGGGACTGGGCGGACGCCTCCGGCACCCGCACGGTCGACAGCCACATCAAGGCGCTGCGCCGGAAGATCGGCGCCGAGCGGATCCGCACGGTGCACGGCGTGGGCTACGCACTGGAGACACCGACGCCATGA